TCCCTCTCGCCGGTTGCCGTCCCCTCGGCGATCAATCCGTCCTGCTCTCGTCCCAGCCAGATGTAGCGGACTTTGAAGCGTCGTTTGTTCTCTCCGAGAACCCGCTTCCGCATGGCCTTGGTGGCGCCGATTTCGTGCTGGTTGGACTTCGTGGGTTCGGCATCGACGTCCGAGAGGTACTTTGCGCCCACTCCCGAAAAGTAGTCGCGCAGTCTTCCGCGCCTCATGCGGTCGCGCCATCGATGTGGGGGGCCATGAGCCGGGCGATGGCGCGGACCACGGGGACCACGACCGCGTTGCCGAATTGGCGGTAGGCTTGCGTGTCCGATACCGGGATCTTGAACCTCGTCCCGCCCGGCCCGTCGAACCCCATCAGCCGCGCGCATTCCCGCGGGGTCAGCCGGCGCGGGCGGCCGTTCTGCCGGATGAGGATTTCGGATCCGTCCTTGTAGTAGCGGGCCGAAAGAGTCCGCGCCACGTCCCCCGGCCCGAACACCGAGCAGCCGAATCCGTTTCCGGCCGCCCGGTGCTTCCTCTTGTAGTCTTGGAGGTAGGTCCAGAGGTGGTCGCTCAGGGTGTACTTCGGATCGACTTCGCTGTCGAGAATGCTCCCAAGGGTGGGAGGATCGCCGCCTGGGATCTCCAGGTCGGCGAAGTCGAAGTCGGTTTCCTTCTCGAAGCCCACGATGAACACCCGCTCGCGCCTCTGCGGCACCCACGGGGAGGCGTCCACGATCCTCGTGCTGACGTTGTAATCCAGTTCGGTCTCCAAGACGTGCATGATGGTGGCGAACGTCCGTCCCCGATCGTGACCCTTCAGATTCTTGACGTTCTCCAGAAGGAAGGCGGACGGACGATGATGGGCGATGATCTTCGCCAGATCGTAGAAGAGTGTCCCCTGCGTGTCGCACAGAAAGCCGTGGGGCCGCCCCAGCGCGTTCTTCTTGGAGACCCCGGCGATGGAGAAGGGCTGGCACGGGAAGCCGGCCAACACGACATCGTGCTCGGGAATCATCTCCGGAAGCGAGGAGTAGGCGCGGATGTCGCCGACGAACTGGTGTCCGTCGCCCGACGGGAAGTTGGCCGCATAGGTCTGTTCGCAGAACCTGTCCCACTCGGACGTGAACACACACCGTCCACCAATCTCGTCGAAGGGACGCCGGAGACCCCCGATGCCCGCGAACAGGTCGATGAACCGGAACCCGCTCATGACATGCACTTTCGGAGGGGCCGCGATTCCACTGCGGGGAAGCCGGGGAGTTCCAGCGCCATCCGGGAATCGCACGGGACGTGGTCCGGCACGGTGCTCGGATCGGGGCGGGAAGGCGTGGGATTTGCTCG
The Candidatus Palauibacter soopunensis genome window above contains:
- the dcm gene encoding DNA (cytosine-5-)-methyltransferase, which encodes MSGFRFIDLFAGIGGLRRPFDEIGGRCVFTSEWDRFCEQTYAANFPSGDGHQFVGDIRAYSSLPEMIPEHDVVLAGFPCQPFSIAGVSKKNALGRPHGFLCDTQGTLFYDLAKIIAHHRPSAFLLENVKNLKGHDRGRTFATIMHVLETELDYNVSTRIVDASPWVPQRRERVFIVGFEKETDFDFADLEIPGGDPPTLGSILDSEVDPKYTLSDHLWTYLQDYKRKHRAAGNGFGCSVFGPGDVARTLSARYYKDGSEILIRQNGRPRRLTPRECARLMGFDGPGGTRFKIPVSDTQAYRQFGNAVVVPVVRAIARLMAPHIDGATA